One part of the Arabidopsis thaliana chromosome 4, partial sequence genome encodes these proteins:
- a CDS encoding Serine carboxypeptidase S28 family protein (Serine carboxypeptidase S28 family protein; FUNCTIONS IN: serine-type peptidase activity; INVOLVED IN: proteolysis; LOCATED IN: plasma membrane, vacuole, plant-type cell wall; EXPRESSED IN: stem, guard cell, cultured cell; CONTAINS InterPro DOMAIN/s: Peptidase S28 (InterPro:IPR008758); BEST Arabidopsis thaliana protein match is: Serine carboxypeptidase S28 family protein (TAIR:AT4G36190.1); Has 35333 Blast hits to 34131 proteins in 2444 species: Archae - 798; Bacteria - 22429; Metazoa - 974; Fungi - 991; Plants - 531; Viruses - 0; Other Eukaryotes - 9610 (source: NCBI BLink).), whose protein sequence is MLSALGFALLSIFAILLSLSTLSNGLLQPRRISHGLTESSKYLTRDELWFNQTLDHYSPSDHREFKQRYYEYLDHLRVPDGPIFMMICGEGPCNGIPNDYITVLAKKFDAGIVSLEHRYYGKSSPFKSLATENLKYLSSKQALFDLAAFRQYYQDSLNVKFNRSGDVENPWFFFGASYSGALSAWFRLKFPHLTCGSLASSAVVRAVYEFPEFDQQIGESAGPECKAALQETNKLLELGLKVNNRAVKALFNATELDVDADFLYLIADAEVMAIQYGNPDKLCVPLVEAQKNRDDLVEAYAKYVREFCVGVFGLSSKTYSRKHLLDTAVTPESADRLWWFQVCTEVAYFQVAPANDSIRSHQINTEYHLDLCKSLFGKGVYPEVDATNLYYGSDRIAATKIIFTNGSQDPWRHASKQTSSPELPSYIVTCHNCGHGSDLRGCPQSPMVIGVNKVRQHIVDHMDLWLSECRGGIRSSM, encoded by the exons ATGTTGTCGGCGCTTGGCTTTGCTTTACTCAGCATCTTCGCGATCCTCTTGTCGTTATCAACCTTGTCTAATGGATTACTTCAACCTCGTAGGATTTCTCATGGCTTGACGGAAAGTAGCAAGTACTTGACGAGGGATGAGCTCTGGTTCAATCAAACCCTAGATCATTACTCTCCTTCT GATCATCGCGAATTCAAACAGCGATACTATGAATATCTAGACCATTTACGAGTTCCTGATGGACCTATCTTTATGATGATCTGTGGCGAAGGACCTTGCAATGGAATCCCCAATGACTATATAACT GTGTTAGCAAAGAAGTTTGATGCAGGCATTGTTTCACTTGAGCATCGTTATTACGGAAAGAGCTCACCGTTTAAGTCATTAGCCACTGAGAATCTCAAGTATCTTTCTTCTAAACAGGCTCTTTTCGATTTAGCTGCTTTCCGCCAATATTACCAG GACTCTTTGAATGTTAAGTTTAATAGAAGTGGCGATGTTGAGAATCCGTGGTTTTTCTTCGGAGCTTCTTATTCTGGAGCTTTAAGTGCTTGGTTCCGGCTTAAGTTCCCTCATTTGACCTGTGGAAGCCTTGCTAGTTCTGCAGTTGTTCGTGCAGTCTACGAATTCCCTGAATTTGATCAACAG ATAGGTGAGTCGGCTGGACCGGAATGTAAAGCTGCACTACAAGAGACTAATAAGCTCTTGGAACTAGGGCTTAAAGTGAATAACAGGGCTGTGAAAGCTCTCTTCAATGCCACCGAG CTTGACGTTGATGCTGATTTCTTATACTTGATAGCAGATGCAGAAGTTATGGCG ATCCAATACGGAAACCCAGATAAACTATGTGTACCACTCGTGGAAGCTCAGAAGAATCGTGATGATTTAGTG GAAGCATATGCTAAATATGTTAGAGAGTTTTGTGTGGGGGTTTTCGGGCTAAGCTCTAAAACATATAGCCGGAAACATCTGCTAGACACTGCGGTCACCCCAGAAAGTGCAGATAGGCTTTGGTGGTTCCAAGTTTGCACTGAAGTGGCATATTTCCAAGTGGCACCTGCAAACGATAGCATCCGGTCTCATCAAATCAATACAGA GTATCATTTGGATCTATGCAAGAGTCTGTTTGGGAAAGGTGTTTACCCTGAAGTCGATGCAACAAACCTGTATTATGGAAGTGACAGAATTGCTG CGACCAAGATTATCTTCACAAATGGGTCACAGGATCCATGGCGTCATGCATCCAAACAGACCTCATCTCCTGAAC TGCCTTCTTACATTGTGACTTGCCACAACTGTGGCCATGGAAGTGATCTCCGTGGATGCCCTCAATCTCCCATGGTCATTGGAG TGAACAAAGTGAGGCAACATATAGTAGATCATATGGACTTGTGGCTCTCTGAGTGTCGTGGAGGGATTAGGAGTTCCATGTAA
- a CDS encoding Serine carboxypeptidase S28 family protein (Serine carboxypeptidase S28 family protein; FUNCTIONS IN: serine-type peptidase activity; INVOLVED IN: proteolysis; EXPRESSED IN: guard cell; CONTAINS InterPro DOMAIN/s: Peptidase S28 (InterPro:IPR008758); BEST Arabidopsis thaliana protein match is: Serine carboxypeptidase S28 family protein (TAIR:AT4G36190.1).), translating to MLSALGFALLSIFAILLSLSTLSNGLLQPRRISHGLTESSKYLTRDELWFNQTLDHYSPSDHREFKQRYYEYLDHLRVPDGPIFMMICGEGPCNGIPNDYITVLAKKFDAGIVSLEHRYYGKSSPFKSLATENLKYLSSKQALFDLAAFRQYYQDSLNVKFNRSGDVENPWFFFGASYSGALSAWFRLKFPHLTCGSLASSAVVRAVYEFPEFDQQIGESAGPECKAALQETNKLLELGLKVNNRAVKALFNATELDVDADFLYLIADAEVMAIQYGNPDKLCVPLVEAQKNRDDLVEAYAKYVREFCVGVFGLSSKTYSRKHLLDTAVTPESADRLWWFQVCTEVAYFQVAPANDSIRSHQINTEYHLDLCKSLFGKGVYPEVDATNLYYGSDRIAATKIIFTNGSQDPWRHASKQTSSPELPSYIVTCHNCGHGSDLRGCPQSPMVIGGDSKNCSSPDAVNKVRQHIVDHMDLWLSECRGGIRSSM from the exons ATGTTGTCGGCGCTTGGCTTTGCTTTACTCAGCATCTTCGCGATCCTCTTGTCGTTATCAACCTTGTCTAATGGATTACTTCAACCTCGTAGGATTTCTCATGGCTTGACGGAAAGTAGCAAGTACTTGACGAGGGATGAGCTCTGGTTCAATCAAACCCTAGATCATTACTCTCCTTCT GATCATCGCGAATTCAAACAGCGATACTATGAATATCTAGACCATTTACGAGTTCCTGATGGACCTATCTTTATGATGATCTGTGGCGAAGGACCTTGCAATGGAATCCCCAATGACTATATAACT GTGTTAGCAAAGAAGTTTGATGCAGGCATTGTTTCACTTGAGCATCGTTATTACGGAAAGAGCTCACCGTTTAAGTCATTAGCCACTGAGAATCTCAAGTATCTTTCTTCTAAACAGGCTCTTTTCGATTTAGCTGCTTTCCGCCAATATTACCAG GACTCTTTGAATGTTAAGTTTAATAGAAGTGGCGATGTTGAGAATCCGTGGTTTTTCTTCGGAGCTTCTTATTCTGGAGCTTTAAGTGCTTGGTTCCGGCTTAAGTTCCCTCATTTGACCTGTGGAAGCCTTGCTAGTTCTGCAGTTGTTCGTGCAGTCTACGAATTCCCTGAATTTGATCAACAG ATAGGTGAGTCGGCTGGACCGGAATGTAAAGCTGCACTACAAGAGACTAATAAGCTCTTGGAACTAGGGCTTAAAGTGAATAACAGGGCTGTGAAAGCTCTCTTCAATGCCACCGAG CTTGACGTTGATGCTGATTTCTTATACTTGATAGCAGATGCAGAAGTTATGGCG ATCCAATACGGAAACCCAGATAAACTATGTGTACCACTCGTGGAAGCTCAGAAGAATCGTGATGATTTAGTG GAAGCATATGCTAAATATGTTAGAGAGTTTTGTGTGGGGGTTTTCGGGCTAAGCTCTAAAACATATAGCCGGAAACATCTGCTAGACACTGCGGTCACCCCAGAAAGTGCAGATAGGCTTTGGTGGTTCCAAGTTTGCACTGAAGTGGCATATTTCCAAGTGGCACCTGCAAACGATAGCATCCGGTCTCATCAAATCAATACAGA GTATCATTTGGATCTATGCAAGAGTCTGTTTGGGAAAGGTGTTTACCCTGAAGTCGATGCAACAAACCTGTATTATGGAAGTGACAGAATTGCTG CGACCAAGATTATCTTCACAAATGGGTCACAGGATCCATGGCGTCATGCATCCAAACAGACCTCATCTCCTGAAC TGCCTTCTTACATTGTGACTTGCCACAACTGTGGCCATGGAAGTGATCTCCGTGGATGCCCTCAATCTCCCATGGTCATTGGAG GTGATTCCAAGAATTGCAGTTCACCTGATGCAGTGAACAAAGTGAGGCAACATATAGTAGATCATATGGACTTGTGGCTCTCTGAGTGTCGTGGAGGGATTAGGAGTTCCATGTAA
- a CDS encoding Leucine-rich receptor-like protein kinase family protein (Leucine-rich receptor-like protein kinase family protein; FUNCTIONS IN: protein serine/threonine kinase activity, kinase activity, ATP binding; INVOLVED IN: transmembrane receptor protein tyrosine kinase signaling pathway, protein amino acid phosphorylation; LOCATED IN: plasma membrane; EXPRESSED IN: 21 plant structures; EXPRESSED DURING: 13 growth stages; CONTAINS InterPro DOMAIN/s: Protein kinase, catalytic domain (InterPro:IPR000719), Leucine-rich repeat-containing N-terminal domain, type 2 (InterPro:IPR013210), Leucine-rich repeat (InterPro:IPR001611), Serine-threonine/tyrosine-protein kinase (InterPro:IPR001245), Protein kinase-like domain (InterPro:IPR011009), Serine/threonine-protein kinase, active site (InterPro:IPR008271); BEST Arabidopsis thaliana protein match is: Leucine-rich receptor-like protein kinase family protein (TAIR:AT1G75640.1); Has 274404 Blast hits to 147338 proteins in 4291 species: Archae - 207; Bacteria - 28458; Metazoa - 89754; Fungi - 12028; Plants - 112070; Viruses - 470; Other Eukaryotes - 31417 (source: NCBI BLink).), which yields MAMDISLFFIFLVIYAPLVSYADESQAEIDALTAFKLNLHDPLGALTSWDPSTPAAPCDWRGVGCTNHRVTEIRLPRLQLSGRISDRISGLRMLRKLSLRSNSFNGTIPTSLAYCTRLLSVFLQYNSLSGKLPPAMRNLTSLEVFNVAGNRLSGEIPVGLPSSLQFLDISSNTFSGQIPSGLANLTQLQLLNLSYNQLTGEIPASLGNLQSLQYLWLDFNLLQGTLPSAISNCSSLVHLSASENEIGGVIPAAYGALPKLEVLSLSNNNFSGTVPFSLFCNTSLTIVQLGFNAFSDIVRPETTANCRTGLQVLDLQENRISGRFPLWLTNILSLKNLDVSGNLFSGEIPPDIGNLKRLEELKLANNSLTGEIPVEIKQCGSLDVLDFEGNSLKGQIPEFLGYMKALKVLSLGRNSFSGYVPSSMVNLQQLERLNLGENNLNGSFPVELMALTSLSELDLSGNRFSGAVPVSISNLSNLSFLNLSGNGFSGEIPASVGNLFKLTALDLSKQNMSGEVPVELSGLPNVQVIALQGNNFSGVVPEGFSSLVSLRYVNLSSNSFSGEIPQTFGFLRLLVSLSLSDNHISGSIPPEIGNCSALEVLELRSNRLMGHIPADLSRLPRLKVLDLGQNNLSGEIPPEISQSSSLNSLSLDHNHLSGVIPGSFSGLSNLTKMDLSVNNLTGEIPASLALISSNLVYFNVSSNNLKGEIPASLGSRINNTSEFSGNTELCGKPLNRRCESSTAEGKKKKRKMILMIVMAAIGAFLLSLFCCFYVYTLLKWRKKLKQQSTTGEKKRSPGRTSAGSRVRSSTSRSSTENGEPKLVMFNNKITLAETIEATRQFDEENVLSRTRYGLLFKANYNDGMVLSIRRLPNGSLLNENLFKKEAEVLGKVKHRNITVLRGYYAGPPDLRLLVYDYMPNGNLSTLLQEASHQDGHVLNWPMRHLIALGIARGLGFLHQSNMVHGDIKPQNVLFDADFEAHISDFGLDRLTIRSPSRSAVTANTIGTLGYVSPEATLSGEITRESDIYSFGIVLLEILTGKRPVMFTQDEDIVKWVKKQLQRGQVTELLEPGLLELDPESSEWEEFLLGIKVGLLCTATDPLDRPTMSDVVFMLEGCRVGPDVPSSADPTSQPSPA from the exons ATGGCCATGGATATATCTCTGTTCTTCATTTTCCTGGTCATTTACGCGCCGTTAGTCTCATACGCCGATGAATCTCAAGCCGAGATTGATGCTCTCACGGCGTTTAAACTCAACCTCCATGACCCTCTCGGTGCTTTAACTTCATGGGATCCTTCAACACCAGCAGCTCCATGTGACTGGCGTGGCGTTGGCTGTACTAACCACCGTGTCACTGAGATCCGTCTTCCTCGTCTCCAACTCTCCGGACGAATCTCCGATCGTATCTCCGGTCTACGCATGCTACGGAAGCTCAGTCTCCGGTCTAACTCTTTCAACGGTACTATCCCTACTTCACTCGCTTACTGCACGCGCCTACTCTCCGTCTTTCTTCAGTACAACTCACTCTCCGGTAAACTACCTCCGGCGATGAGGAATCTCACCTCGCTTGAGGTCTTTAACGTCGCTGGAAACCGTCTCTCCGGTGAGATCCCCGTTGGTTTACCATCGAGTCTCCAGTTCCTTgacatttcgtcgaacaccttCTCTGGTCAGATACCGAGTGGACTCGCTAACTTGACTCAGCTTCAGCTTCTTAATCTCTCGTATAATCAGTTAACCGGCGAGATTCCGGCGAGTCTAGGTAACCTCCAAAGTCTTCAGTACTTATGGCTTGATTTCAATCTCTTGCAAGGAACATTACCGTCTGCTATCTCAAACTGCTCCTCCTTAGTTCACTTGAGCGCGTCGGAGAACGAAATCGGCGGCGTGATTCCCGCCGCGTACGGTGCTCTTCCGAAACTGGAGGTTCTCTCGCTCTCCAATAACAATTTTTCCGGTACTGTGccgttttctctcttctgcAACACATCGCTTACGATTGTTCAGTTAGGGTTCAATGCTTTCTCCGATATCGTACGGCCTGAGACGACGGCGAACTGTCGTACCGGTTTACAGGTCTTGGATCTCCAGGAAAATCGAATCTCCGGTCGTTTTCCGTTGTGGTTGACTAATATTTTGTCACTAAAGAATCTTGATGTTTCTGGAAACTTGTTTTCCGGTGAGATTCCGCCGGATATTGGTAACTTGAAGAGATTAGAGGAACTGAAATTGGCTAATAACTCTCTTACTGGTGAGATTCCTGTTGAGATTAAGCAATGTGGTTCGTTAGATGTTTTAGATTTCGAAGGAAATAGTTTAAAAGGTCAGATTCCAGAATTTCTTGGCTACATGAAGGCTTTAAAGGTTTTATCTTTAGGCAGAAACAGCTTCTCAGGTTATGTTCCTTCGTCTATGGTGAATCTGCAGCAGCTTGAGAGGCTAAACTTAGGTGAAAACAACTTAAATGGGAGTTTTCCGGTGGAGTTGATGGCGTTGACAAGTCTGTCTGAGCTGGATCTGAGTGGAAATCGGTTTTCCGGGGCAGTTCCGGTTAGTATCAGCAACTTAAGTAACCTTagttttttgaatttgagtgGGAATGGATTTTCTGGTGAGATACCAGCTAGTGTAGGCAATCTGTTTAAGTTAACAGCTCTTGATTTGAGCAAGCAGAATATGTCTGGTGAGGTTCCGGTTGAGCTCTCTGGTTTGCCCAACGTGCAAGTGATTGCATTGCAGGGAAACAACTTCTCTGGGGTTGTACCTGAAGGGTTTAGTAGCTTGGTGAGTTTAAGGTATGTGAACCTTAGCTCGAACTCATTCTCCGGGGAAATACCGCAGACTTTTGGGTTTCTTCGgttgttggtttctttgtCACTGTCAGATAATCACATCTCTGGGTCTATTCCACCTGAAATTGGAAACTGCTCAGCTCTTGAAGTTCTTGAGTTAAGATCTAACCGGCTAATGGGTCATATTCCAGCTGATCTCTCTCGTCTTCCGCGTTTGAAGGTGCTTGACTTGGGTCAGAACAACTTGTCAGGCGAAATCCCACCAGAAATCTCTCAGAGCTCGTCTCTCAACTCATTGTCACTTGACCACAATCATCTTTCAGGAGTCATACCTGGATCTTTTTCTGGTTTATCAAACTTGACAAAGATGGATCTTTCTGTTAATAACTTAACCGGGGAGATTCCGGCTAGCCTCGCCCTTATTTCTAGTAACCTGGTATACTTCAACGTCTCAAGCAACAACCTTAAAGGAGAGATTCCAGCTTCTTTAGGCTCAAGAATCAACAACACATCAGAATTTTCAGGCAACACAGAGCTCTGCGGGAAGCCATTGAACAGAAGATGTGAAAGCAGCACAGCggaggggaagaagaagaaaaggaaaatgattCTGATGATAGTTATGGCTGCAATTGGTGCATTCCTCTTGTCACTCTTCTGCTGCTTCTACGTTTACACACTCTtgaaatggaggaagaagctgaaacaaCAGTCTACAACGGGAGAGAAGAAACGCAGTCCTGGTAGAACAAGCGCAGGAAGTAGAGTTCGTAGCAGCACAAGCAGATCAAGCACAGAAAACGGAGAACCAAAGCTAGTGATGTTCAATAACAAGATCACTCTAGCTGAAACAATTGAAGCAACACGACAGTTCGATGAAGAAAACGTTCTTAGCAGAACCCGATATGGATTGCTATTTAAAGCCAATTACAATGACGGAATGGTTCTCTCTATCCGCCGCTTACCCAATGGATCACTCTTAAATGAGAACTTGTTCAAAAAGGAAGCCGAAGTTCTTGGTAAAGTCAAGCACCGAAACATCACAGTCCTTAGAGGTTACTACGCAGGTCCACCAGATTTAAGGCTTTTGGTATATGACTACATGCCCAATGGGAACTTATCTACCCTGCTCCAAGAAGCTTCCCACCAAGATGGCCATGTCCTAAACTGGCCAATGCGCCACCTCATAGCTCTCGGGATCGCGCGCGGACTCGGATTCCTCCATCAATCCAACATG GTTCATGGTGATATCAAGCCACAGAATGTACTCTTCGACGCTGACTTTGAAGCCCATATATCTGATTTCGGGCTTGACCGTCTCACAATTCGATCCCCATCAAGATCAGCCGTCACAGCAAACACCATTGGGACACTAGGATATGTCTCTCCAGAAGCCACATTGTCCGGGGAAATCACAAGAGAATCTGACATCTACAGCTTCGGCATTGTCCTACTCGAAATCCTAACTGGAAAAAGACCAGTAATGTTCACACAAGACGAGGATATAGTGAAATGGGTAAAGAAACAGCTTCAGAGAGGTCAAGTTACAGAGCTACTAGAACCAGGACTACTCGAACTTGACCCGGAATCATCAGAATGGGAAGAGTTCTTATTAGGAATCAAAGTCGGACTTCTTTGTACTGCAACAGATCCTCTAGACCGTCCAACAATGTCCGATGTTGTTTTCATGCTTGAAGGCTGTCGTGTTGGTCCTGACGTTCCTTCCTCCGCCGACCCAACCTCTCAGCCTTCACCGGCCTAA
- a CDS encoding Serine carboxypeptidase S28 family protein (Serine carboxypeptidase S28 family protein; FUNCTIONS IN: serine-type peptidase activity; INVOLVED IN: proteolysis; LOCATED IN: vacuole; EXPRESSED IN: male gametophyte, guard cell, pollen tube; EXPRESSED DURING: L mature pollen stage, M germinated pollen stage; CONTAINS InterPro DOMAIN/s: Peptidase S28 (InterPro:IPR008758); BEST Arabidopsis thaliana protein match is: Serine carboxypeptidase S28 family protein (TAIR:AT4G36195.3); Has 30201 Blast hits to 17322 proteins in 780 species: Archae - 12; Bacteria - 1396; Metazoa - 17338; Fungi - 3422; Plants - 5037; Viruses - 0; Other Eukaryotes - 2996 (source: NCBI BLink).), which produces MSSELGFALLTTFTVLLSYLSFSNGLLQPRRISHGLSKSSKYLTRDELWFTQTLDHYSPSDHRKFRQRYYEYLDHLRVPDGPIFLMICGEGPCNGITNNYISVLAKKFDAGIVSLEHRYYGKSSPFKSLATKNLKYLSSKQALSDLATFRQYYQDSLNVKFNRSSNVENPWFFFGVSYSGALSAWFRLKFPHLTCGSLASSAVVRAVYEFPEFDQQIAESAGPECETALQETNKLLELGLKVNNRAVKALFNATELDVDADFLYLIADAGVMAIQYGNPDKLCVPLVEAQKNGGDLVEAYAKYVREFCMGVFGQSSKTYSRKHLLDTAVTLESADRLWWFQVCTEVAYFQVAPANDSIRSHQINTEYHLDLCKSLFGKGVYPEVDATNLYYGSDKIAATKIIFTNGSQDPWRHASKQTSSPDLPSYIMTCHNCGHGSDLRGCPQSAMVIEGDAQNCSSPDAVNKVRQHMIKHIDLWLSECRG; this is translated from the exons ATGTCGTCGGAGCTTGGCTTTGCTTTACTTACCACCTTCACGGTGCTCTTGTCGTATTTAAGCTTTTCTAATGGGTTACTGCAACCTCGTAGGATTTCTCATGGATTGTCCAAAAGTAGCAAGTACTTGACGAGGGATGAGCTCTGGTTCACTCAAACCTTAGATCACTACTCTCCATCT GATCATCGCAAATTCAGACAGAGATACTATGAATATCTTGACCATTTACGAGTTCCTGACGGACCTATCTTTCTCATGATTTGCGGCGAAGGACCTTGCAATGGAATCACCAATAACTATATTAGT GTGTTGGCAAAGAAGTTTGATGCAGGCATTGTTTCACTCGAGCATCGTTACTATGGAAAGAGCTCACCATTTAAGTCGTTAGCCACTAAGAATCTCAAGTATCTTTCTTCCAAACAGGCCCTTTCCGATTTAGCTACTTTCCGCCAATATTACCAG GACTCTTTGAATGTTAAGTTTAATAGAAGCAGCAATGTTGAGAATCCGTGGTTTTTCTTTGGAGTATCTTATTCTGGAGCTTTAAGTGCTTGGTTCCGGCTTAAGTTCCCTCATTTGACCTGTGGAAGCCTCGCTAGTTCAGCAGTTGTTCGTGCTGTCTACGAATTCCCCGAATTTGATCAACAG ATAGCTGAGTCGGCTGGACCGGAATGTGAAACTGCGCTACAAGAGACTAATAAACTCTTGGAACTAGGGCTTAAAGTGAATAACAGGGCTGTTAAAGCTCTCTTCAATGCCACGGAG CTTGATGTTGATGCTGATTTCTTATACTTAATAGCGGATGCAGGAGTTATGGCG ATTCAATACGGAAACCCAGATAAACTATGTGTACCACTCGTGGAAGCTCAAAAGAATGGTGGTGATTTAGTG GAAGCATATGCTAAATATGTTAGAGAGTTTTGCATGGGAGTTTTCGGGCAAAGCTCTAAAACATATAGCCGGAAACATCTACTAGACACTGCGGTCACCCTAGAGAGTGCAGATAGGCTTTGGTGGTTCCAAGTTTGTACTGAAGTGGCTTATTTCCAGGTGGCACCTGCAAACGATAGCATCCGGTCTCATCAGATCAATACAGA GTATCATTTGGATCTATGCAAGAGCCTCTTTGGGAAAGGTGTCTACCCTGAAGTCGATGCAACAAACTTGTACTATGGAAGCGATAAAATTGCTG CGACCAAGATTATCTTCACAAATGGGTCACAGGATCCATGGCGTCATGCATCCAAACAAACCTCATCTCCTGACC TGCCTTCGTACATCATGACTTGTCACAACTGTGGGCATGGAAGTGATCTTCGAGGATGCCCCCAATCTGCAATGGTCATTGAAG GTGATGCCCAGAATTGCAGTTCACCAGATGCAGTGAACAAAGTGAGGCAACATATGATAAAACACATCGACTTGTGGCTCTCTGAGTGTCGTGGATAG